From a region of the Lactuca sativa cultivar Salinas chromosome 4, Lsat_Salinas_v11, whole genome shotgun sequence genome:
- the LOC111897666 gene encoding uncharacterized protein LOC111897666 encodes MTRHEFTLELLHRNPLQCLEVLCMSRESFVQLCAHFRVNYALKDSKHVSVEEKMAMFLMMIGHNQRYVIIKRRFQHSKQTIHKFFHEVLDKMLLFAHDIIVPTSFNPNPNIPGHNRRLRRVFKGAVGALDGTLIHVVVPANKHDLYRSRGKGDCYQNVLAICDFNMMFTFVVSGWEGITHDSRILSEALANPHAPFPLPPPDKYYLCDAAYANIRGFMAPYRNVRYWLGDFHRRCTLTNKEKFNYRHAKLRNVIERAFGVLKEQFPILKRMTPFSLVTQRNITLACFALHNFIRREGLRDEFFARYDEPNVSVRNNNAVVDNDEDEIPTYGIAADRQYMSQLRDEIAEQLMQNME; translated from the exons ATGACAAGacatgaatttacgttagagttacTTCACCGTAATCCTCTACAATGTCTTGAAGTGCTATGCATGTCTCGTGAATCATTTGTCCAGCTATGTGCTCATTTTAGAGTAAACTACGCGTTAAAGGATAGCAAACATGTGTCGGTTGAGGAGAAGATGGCTATGTTTTTGATGATGATCGGTCATAACCAACGCTATGTGATTATCAAGCGGAGATTTCAACACTCAAAGCAAACAATTCATAAGTTTTTTCATGAAGTGTTGGACAAAATGTTGCTTTTCGCACATGACATTATAGTACCAACATCTTTTAATCCGAATCCAAACATTCCGGGACATAATAGGAGGCTACGGCGGGTGTTCAAGGGAGCAGTTGGTGCACTTGATGGCACTTTGATACACGTTGTTGTCCCTGCAAACAAACATGATTTATATAGAAGTAGGGGAAAAGGCGATTGTTACCAAAATGTATTGGCAATATGTGACTTTAACATGATGTTTACGTTTGTTGTTTCCGGTTGGGAAGGGATAACACACGATTCTAGAATTTTATCAGAAGCATTAGCAAATCCACATGCACCATTCCCGCTTCCACCTCCAG ataaatattatctttgtgatgccgCCTATGCAAACATTCGAGGTTTTATGGCACCATACCGTAATGTTAGGTATTGGCTTGGAGATTTCCATCGAAGATGTACATTAAcgaataaagaaaaatttaactATCGACACGCAAAACTTCGGAATGTCATTGAGCGTGCTTTTGGTGTCTTGAAAGAACAATTCCCTATACTGAAGAGGATGACACCATTCTCGTTGGTTACACAACGAAACATTACCCTAGCATGTTTTGCGCTTCATAATTTTATAAGAAGAGAGGGACTACGTGATGAGTTTTTTGCACGATATGATGAACCGAATGTCTCGGTTCGGAATAACAATGCGGTCGTTGATAATGATGAAGATGAGATTCCAACATATGGTATTGCTGCGGACCGTCAATATATGAGCCAGTTACGGGATGAAATTGCCGAACAATTGATGCAAAATATGGAATGA